A stretch of Lentibacillus sp. JNUCC-1 DNA encodes these proteins:
- a CDS encoding cation:proton antiporter produces the protein MTPVKIVILLAIGYIVFTIDKKQKNFPVPVVLVVIGILLSFIPFFSDIQVTENMIYKIFLPGLLFAAAYQYPAQALKRNAGVIATLSTIGLALTAGLLGVIIYAIGGPYAGISLIGALVVASILTPTDPVSVVAILKQSTDDPSIGDVVDGESMINDGTSVVLFGVLSGMYLNQEAFQPLGFLKEFLYVSAGGVLLGVVIGWGLSKLIYITHHRDYQVMLSLVIAYGGFYLSEHFGFSGVLTTVFAGIMLSFELSRSSKETSYRSSLGGFWEVAEPSLLSLLFLLIGIEAADYLAFSFNGWMLAVIVFIASLIVRFVIVTLTMQVFDGWRHIVKFKYAALISWGGIKGTMSVFLLLSLSTKSSGGADFLLSLSFAVIMLSLIVQSLGVSPLSKLLADGRKSS, from the coding sequence ATGACTCCAGTTAAAATCGTCATCTTGCTGGCCATTGGCTACATTGTTTTTACGATTGATAAAAAACAAAAAAACTTTCCTGTCCCGGTTGTGCTCGTTGTCATCGGGATCCTTTTGTCGTTCATCCCTTTTTTCTCAGACATTCAAGTCACTGAAAACATGATTTATAAAATATTCCTGCCTGGATTGTTATTTGCTGCGGCATATCAATATCCGGCACAGGCTCTCAAGCGAAATGCCGGTGTGATCGCGACTTTAAGTACGATCGGTCTCGCTTTGACAGCTGGGCTGCTTGGGGTCATCATCTACGCAATTGGTGGACCCTACGCTGGCATCTCTTTGATTGGCGCGCTTGTGGTCGCATCGATTCTGACTCCAACAGACCCTGTCTCGGTCGTGGCCATTTTGAAACAATCGACAGACGATCCGAGCATTGGGGATGTCGTTGACGGGGAGTCCATGATTAATGACGGGACAAGTGTTGTCTTGTTTGGCGTGCTGTCGGGGATGTATTTGAACCAGGAAGCCTTCCAGCCGCTCGGATTTTTGAAAGAATTTTTATATGTGTCGGCTGGCGGCGTGCTTTTGGGCGTTGTGATCGGATGGGGATTGAGTAAGCTGATCTACATCACCCACCATCGTGACTATCAAGTGATGCTCAGTCTTGTGATTGCTTATGGCGGTTTTTACCTTTCCGAGCATTTCGGATTTTCCGGTGTGCTGACGACGGTGTTTGCAGGGATTATGCTGTCGTTTGAACTGAGCCGCTCAAGTAAGGAAACGTCTTACAGATCCAGCCTGGGCGGGTTTTGGGAAGTGGCCGAACCTTCCTTGCTTTCCCTTCTTTTCTTGTTAATCGGAATCGAAGCCGCCGATTATCTCGCGTTCAGCTTCAACGGATGGATGCTCGCTGTGATCGTTTTTATTGCCTCGCTGATCGTGCGTTTTGTTATCGTTACTTTAACCATGCAAGTATTTGATGGCTGGCGGCACATCGTTAAATTCAAATATGCCGCCCTCATCTCGTGGGGCGGCATCAAAGGCACCATGTCGGTCTTCTTGCTGCTCAGCTTAAGCACCAAGTCGTCCGGCGGGGCAGATTTTCTGTTATCACTTTCCTTTGCCGTCATCATGCTGTCATTGATTGTCCAGAGTCTCGGCGTGAGCCCGTTGTCGAAGTTGCTGGCAGATGGGCGAAAATCATCTTAG
- a CDS encoding general stress protein: MPYEVYGPFESSVEAANIVDNLGLKGLKVENMTVFANEDRSKEMDKLTDVRVEDDGDHSEQKDMMYKLKQMLNNSPDTEEKKSMYEEMLELDLTKEQAQRYTEEVKAGKILVVANPEIRMGQDPAPEYKNLTDPVIEKHE; encoded by the coding sequence ATGCCATATGAAGTATATGGACCGTTTGAATCAAGCGTCGAAGCTGCCAATATTGTTGACAATCTCGGTTTAAAAGGCTTGAAAGTGGAAAACATGACCGTATTTGCCAATGAGGACCGCAGCAAGGAAATGGATAAACTCACTGATGTAAGAGTAGAAGATGACGGTGACCATAGCGAACAAAAAGATATGATGTATAAACTGAAACAAATGTTGAATAATTCACCGGATACCGAAGAGAAAAAGAGCATGTATGAGGAAATGCTGGAACTTGATCTGACAAAAGAACAGGCTCAACGCTACACAGAAGAAGTCAAAGCCGGCAAGATTCTGGTTGTCGCTAATCCTGAAATCAGAATGGGTCAGGATCCAGCTCCTGAATACAAAAACCTGACAGATCCGGTCATTGAAAAACACGAATAA
- a CDS encoding small, acid-soluble spore protein L — MSDKNDIWEKKRSKTSINPQGLSEDEKDHQPKSQPEHRAKKKNTKI, encoded by the coding sequence ATGAGCGATAAAAACGATATCTGGGAAAAGAAACGCAGCAAAACAAGCATCAATCCCCAAGGGCTAAGCGAAGACGAAAAGGACCATCAGCCCAAATCCCAGCCGGAACACCGAGCTAAGAAGAAAAATACGAAGATATAG
- a CDS encoding PstS family phosphate ABC transporter substrate-binding protein yields the protein MSMKKVFMLLVALAFTVVMAACSDDAGAEEKEGNHASNDNEHANSSEKTETSGDAEDLEGSVVIDGSGTVYPLMARLAEEYMINEQENVSVEVSRAGTSAGFKKFLVEDGTDFNDASRQIKDEEKEKAEELGIDVKELKVALDGLTFVVNPENDWATEMTEEELVSIFLADGGVTKWSDINPDWPDEKINTYGPNENHGTFEFFYKEVLDEQDLASDVNLQQEYSTLVNLVSEDVNGIAFFGFGYYVSNTDQLQAVHVNFGDGPVEPSLDTIAEDGDYAGFTRPVFTYLNVDHAKEKPQVKDYALYVMNHMNEFAGETGFAPIPQEEIDENIEFLEGLK from the coding sequence ATGTCGATGAAGAAGGTTTTCATGCTGTTGGTGGCACTTGCTTTTACTGTAGTGATGGCAGCTTGCAGTGACGACGCTGGCGCAGAAGAAAAAGAAGGTAACCATGCATCCAATGACAATGAGCACGCTAACAGTAGCGAAAAAACAGAAACAAGTGGAGATGCGGAAGATTTGGAAGGCAGTGTGGTCATCGATGGCTCTGGGACTGTTTATCCTTTAATGGCACGTCTTGCTGAAGAATATATGATTAATGAACAAGAAAATGTGTCGGTGGAAGTGAGCCGCGCAGGTACGAGTGCCGGTTTTAAAAAGTTCCTCGTTGAAGACGGGACAGATTTTAATGATGCCTCACGTCAAATTAAAGATGAGGAAAAAGAGAAAGCCGAAGAACTGGGCATCGACGTCAAAGAACTCAAAGTCGCATTGGACGGTCTAACATTCGTCGTCAATCCTGAAAATGATTGGGCCACAGAAATGACGGAAGAGGAATTGGTCAGCATTTTTCTGGCTGATGGCGGTGTAACAAAATGGTCTGATATTAATCCCGATTGGCCTGACGAAAAAATCAATACGTATGGACCAAATGAAAACCATGGAACTTTTGAATTTTTCTATAAAGAAGTGCTGGATGAGCAAGATCTCGCCAGCGATGTGAACCTGCAGCAGGAATACTCAACATTGGTAAACCTGGTGTCTGAAGATGTGAACGGCATTGCGTTCTTCGGGTTTGGCTATTATGTGAGCAACACAGACCAGCTCCAAGCAGTTCATGTTAATTTTGGAGACGGACCTGTTGAACCATCGCTCGATACGATTGCGGAAGACGGAGACTATGCTGGCTTCACCCGTCCAGTGTTCACCTATTTGAACGTGGACCATGCAAAAGAAAAACCGCAAGTTAAGGATTACGCGCTTTACGTAATGAATCACATGAACGAATTTGCCGGCGAAACAGGTTTTGCTCCAATCCCTCAAGAAGAAATTGATGAAAACATCGAATTTCTAGAGGGATTGAAATAA
- the pstC gene encoding phosphate ABC transporter permease subunit PstC, protein MGSQTSTSAQSSPSVRDMIEARKSRNHLGAHFEKAIPFVMLMIASVSILTTVGIVLVLFTEMVAFFREVSVVDFFTGTVLKPLSQSPEFGVLPLLTGTILSSAVAMIVAAPIGLMTAIYLSEYASDRARKTVKPLLEVLAGIPTIVYGFFAFTFVTPLLRQIIPGLEATNILSPGIVMGIMIIPMIASLSEDAMQSVPSAMRAGALALGSTKLEVTRRVVIPAAFSGIVASFVLGISRAIGETMIVTIASGSSKNFTFNLTQSMQTMTAYIVEVTGGDAPAGSTIYYSLYAVAMTLFIFTLLMNLLARYVSRRLREEY, encoded by the coding sequence ATGGGATCACAAACTTCCACATCTGCCCAATCCTCGCCGAGTGTTCGCGATATGATCGAGGCAAGGAAATCGAGAAATCATCTGGGGGCTCATTTTGAAAAAGCCATTCCATTTGTAATGTTAATGATCGCGTCTGTATCCATTTTAACAACAGTCGGCATTGTGCTCGTCTTGTTTACGGAAATGGTGGCGTTTTTCCGCGAAGTGTCAGTGGTTGATTTTTTCACTGGAACGGTCTTAAAACCGCTGAGCCAGTCCCCGGAATTCGGGGTCCTGCCCTTGCTGACCGGGACGATTCTTTCTTCTGCAGTCGCGATGATTGTGGCTGCACCGATCGGACTCATGACCGCAATTTATTTAAGTGAATATGCGTCTGATCGAGCTCGAAAAACAGTCAAGCCACTCCTGGAAGTGCTGGCCGGCATTCCGACAATCGTGTACGGATTCTTTGCCTTCACGTTTGTCACGCCGCTATTAAGACAAATCATTCCGGGACTTGAAGCCACGAACATACTCAGCCCTGGCATTGTCATGGGTATTATGATCATCCCGATGATTGCCTCATTGTCAGAAGATGCTATGCAATCGGTGCCGAGCGCCATGCGGGCAGGGGCCCTCGCGCTTGGCTCAACAAAATTGGAAGTAACAAGACGCGTCGTCATTCCAGCAGCTTTTTCAGGGATAGTAGCATCGTTTGTGCTTGGCATCTCTAGGGCGATCGGTGAAACGATGATTGTGACCATAGCGAGCGGGAGTTCCAAAAATTTCACCTTTAATCTGACCCAATCTATGCAGACGATGACAGCGTATATCGTCGAAGTTACAGGCGGTGATGCGCCGGCCGGATCGACGATTTACTACAGTCTTTACGCAGTGGCGATGACGTTGTTTATATTCACACTGCTGATGAATCTGCTTGCCCGTTATGTGTCACGCCGCTTGAGGGAGGAATATTAA
- the pstA gene encoding phosphate ABC transporter permease PstA has product MNLVNHADREKRMNLRLIMNRFANVVFFLATMLGLVVLGVLIVRVLTEGLAWINMDFLTGKLSTQPERAGIMGAILGTLWLMAVVAPVTMFFGVGTAIYLELYAKKNRFNSWLETNISNLAGVPSIVYGILGMTIFVRALDFGNIILAGGFTMSLLILPIVIVASQEALRAVPGHLSEASYGMGATKWQTIRRIILPTALPGIMTGAILSLSRAIGETAPLVVIGIPALLIPFPGGIFDKFTVLPMQIYYWTLDSSLIDAYANLAAATIVTLLVILLLLNATAIMVRAKFQKQYD; this is encoded by the coding sequence ATGAATCTGGTCAATCACGCTGATAGGGAAAAACGTATGAACCTACGCCTGATAATGAATCGCTTTGCCAATGTGGTGTTTTTCTTAGCGACAATGCTCGGACTAGTGGTGTTAGGTGTCTTGATTGTGAGAGTTCTGACTGAAGGGCTGGCATGGATCAACATGGATTTTCTCACGGGAAAATTATCCACCCAGCCTGAGCGGGCAGGCATTATGGGAGCGATTCTTGGAACACTCTGGCTCATGGCCGTTGTAGCCCCAGTGACGATGTTCTTCGGAGTCGGGACAGCGATATACTTAGAATTATACGCCAAGAAAAATCGATTTAACAGCTGGCTGGAAACGAATATCTCAAACCTCGCGGGTGTGCCTTCAATCGTTTACGGCATTCTTGGGATGACAATCTTTGTGCGCGCGCTTGACTTTGGCAATATCATTTTGGCTGGTGGTTTTACCATGTCCCTGCTTATCCTGCCGATTGTCATTGTCGCAAGTCAAGAAGCGCTGAGAGCAGTCCCCGGGCATCTGAGTGAGGCCTCTTACGGGATGGGAGCGACAAAATGGCAGACGATCAGACGGATCATTCTTCCGACAGCGTTGCCGGGCATTATGACAGGCGCTATTTTATCGTTATCCAGAGCGATTGGCGAGACCGCACCGCTTGTCGTGATCGGGATTCCTGCCTTGTTGATTCCTTTTCCAGGCGGGATTTTTGATAAGTTCACTGTCCTGCCGATGCAGATCTATTATTGGACGCTTGATTCTTCGCTCATAGACGCTTATGCCAATTTGGCCGCAGCGACGATTGTGACGCTTCTAGTTATATTGCTGCTACTCAATGCAACTGCCATAATGGTCCGGGCCAAGTTTCAAAAACAATATGACTAA
- the pstB gene encoding phosphate ABC transporter ATP-binding protein PstB, with amino-acid sequence MPQVTDRTDAATRVQDVVYDTQHLNLWYGDVQALKDINLSIRKKEVTAIIGPSGCGKSTYLKTLNRMVELIPTVKKTGAITYNGYNIFDKTYRVEDLRTRVGMVFQKPNPFPKSIYENIAYGPKIHGIRDKKILDQIVEKSLRGAYIWDEVKDRLKENAYSLSGGQQQRLCIARCLAIEPDVILMDEPTSALDPKSTAKVEELIQDLRKSYSIVIVTHNMQQAARISDRTAFFLNGEVIEYDQTNVIFSHPKDQRTADYISGRFG; translated from the coding sequence ATGCCTCAAGTCACGGATAGAACGGATGCAGCAACACGTGTTCAGGATGTTGTGTACGATACACAACATTTAAACTTATGGTACGGGGATGTCCAAGCTTTAAAAGACATTAATTTATCCATCCGCAAAAAAGAAGTCACAGCCATCATTGGTCCGTCTGGATGCGGGAAATCAACCTATTTAAAAACGTTAAACAGGATGGTTGAGCTTATTCCCACAGTCAAAAAGACAGGGGCTATTACTTACAATGGGTATAATATATTTGATAAAACATATCGTGTTGAAGATTTGCGGACGCGTGTTGGCATGGTTTTTCAAAAGCCGAATCCTTTTCCTAAATCCATTTATGAAAATATCGCATACGGACCTAAGATTCACGGGATTCGTGATAAAAAGATTCTCGATCAAATTGTGGAGAAAAGCTTGCGCGGTGCCTATATTTGGGATGAGGTGAAGGATCGGCTGAAAGAAAATGCCTACAGTTTATCAGGCGGCCAGCAGCAGCGCCTCTGCATTGCGCGGTGTCTGGCGATAGAACCGGATGTGATTTTAATGGATGAACCAACGTCAGCCCTCGATCCGAAATCAACGGCGAAAGTTGAAGAGCTGATTCAAGATTTAAGGAAGTCTTATTCAATCGTCATCGTTACGCATAACATGCAGCAAGCCGCTCGGATATCGGACCGGACAGCGTTTTTCTTAAATGGTGAAGTGATTGAGTATGATCAAACAAATGTGATTTTTTCACATCCAAAAGATCAACGTACGGCGGATTATATTTCTGGGCGTTTTGGCTAA
- a CDS encoding c-type cytochrome produces MKKAKPLWLLAITVCFILLLTACTENTDEQTNDENENAANDDTEVIDGMAYNPPDVDELDPDDPMTELIQYGKKVFNETNTVASEHVGNELSCQSCHADGGISQSSSMVGVVTQFPQYRGREGGVFTMQDRINGCMVRSMNGKKFDSESKEMKGMVAYLTKISEGIEVGEDIPWRMQNTMKEIPEPSVERGEELYTKKNCMTCHADDGSGTGANSGPALWGEDSFNDGAGMSRMSKMAGYIKNNMPVGQAGDLTDQEAADLAAFLLSHERPEWSGHDSDWPKGGRPTDIMNKERRKQVREGTFDWTEIENVVPADNSGE; encoded by the coding sequence ATGAAAAAAGCAAAGCCATTGTGGCTCTTAGCAATCACGGTATGTTTTATTTTGTTACTGACAGCGTGTACGGAAAACACTGATGAACAAACAAATGATGAAAATGAAAACGCAGCAAATGATGACACAGAAGTAATTGATGGAATGGCTTACAATCCGCCTGATGTGGATGAACTTGACCCGGACGATCCAATGACAGAACTCATTCAATACGGTAAGAAAGTTTTTAATGAAACAAATACGGTCGCTTCTGAACATGTAGGAAATGAACTATCATGCCAGAGCTGTCATGCTGATGGCGGGATTTCACAATCCTCTTCCATGGTTGGGGTTGTTACCCAATTCCCACAATATCGTGGCAGAGAAGGTGGCGTGTTCACAATGCAGGACCGGATTAACGGCTGTATGGTCCGTAGCATGAATGGTAAAAAATTCGATTCAGAGAGCAAGGAAATGAAAGGCATGGTCGCTTATCTGACAAAGATTTCTGAAGGGATAGAAGTCGGCGAAGATATTCCGTGGCGCATGCAAAACACAATGAAAGAAATCCCTGAACCAAGTGTCGAACGTGGCGAGGAGTTATACACGAAGAAAAACTGTATGACCTGTCATGCCGATGACGGCTCTGGAACTGGTGCAAACAGCGGCCCGGCACTTTGGGGCGAGGATTCCTTTAACGATGGAGCAGGCATGAGCCGGATGAGTAAAATGGCCGGTTACATTAAAAACAACATGCCAGTGGGGCAAGCTGGTGACCTGACTGATCAGGAAGCTGCTGACTTAGCTGCGTTTCTCCTGTCCCATGAACGGCCCGAATGGAGCGGTCATGACTCAGACTGGCCTAAAGGCGGACGTCCGACAGATATTATGAATAAAGAACGTCGTAAACAAGTACGGGAAGGCACTTTTGATTGGACTGAAATTGAAAATGTAGTTCCTGCCGATAATTCCGGCGAATAA